Part of the Plasmodium cynomolgi strain B DNA, scaffold: 0108, whole genome shotgun sequence genome, AGTAGATAAGTTACCCTCACAAGAAATATACGATAAATTCGAGAATGCGGAGAACTGTGCACACCTTGGAAGGGGGAAGAGCAAAGCGGAAATAGTGGGAAATGTGAAGCTTGTCCTGGGATTatatcaaataaaagaagaaaaagtagcCACAGAAATTTTCAATGCCTGGTGCCACGCGTGTTCAGAGGGGGGGGACCAAGATTCCCAGAATAATGCTTGCCACTTCCTATTTTATTGGATAGGTGACAGAATAAAGGATAAATTGAATGTCATTGAACTTTACGATGTCATGAAAGTAATTTACCATAATCTACCGCTTGGCCAATGTAATAATAATTGcagaaatatatatgatgATATAAGCGGAGCTTTCTTCAAATGGGCTA contains:
- a CDS encoding hypothetical protein (putative), which produces MAPGVQGQKVDKLPSQEIYDKFENAENCAHLGRGKSKAEIVGNVKLVLGLYQIKEEKVATEIFNAWCHACSEGGDQDSQNNACHFLFYWIGDRIKDKLNVIELYDVMKVIYHNLPLGQCNNNCRNIYDDISGAFFKWAKDLWDYEYNFSTLKGQRDCSGYTSNPKYTEQLTASQEAYKELCDRCDDSVDSYCMKIKREHIDTKKCRTWKPTGLNCKIIQESVVP